Sequence from the Streptomyces sp. R33 genome:
GGAAGTGGCCGTGTTCTGCGACATCCGGGACGAAGACCAGTGCGCAGCTCTCGTCACCGGGCCGTGAATGAGCTGGGGCGTGTCGACATCTCGGTCAGCAATGCCGCCTACTGGATGTCCCAGCCGGACGGGATCGAGGCGATCACCAAGGAGCAGTTCGACCGGGTGGTGAAGACCAACCTGAACGGGGTTCTGGCTTACCCGCCAGGCGCTGGGGCACGTACCGCGAGGCGGGTCGGTCATCAACACCGCGTCCGTCCAGGGCTACCAGCCGAACGCCACGGCCTGGCGCAGTTGATCGCTGAGCTGGTATCCGCGTCAAGGCAGTCGCCCCCGGCCTGGTGCTGACGCTGCTGGTCCCGGCGACGATGCCCCGGCACGGCGAAGTTCGGTGAGCAGGCACCGCTGGGCCGGCCCCGCTGACCGAGATGGCGCCCTCCTACATCTTCCTGGCCGGCACGGGCTCCGGCGCAAGGCAGCTGCCTGCTCCAAGCGGGTGAGGCACCCTCTGCGCCCGAGCGCCCCCAGGTCCGGCGGGGAAGCGATCGGATCGGGCCGCAGCGGCCCGACCCGAACACACATGGAGGCGACATGGGACACGGCGGGAATGTGATCGACGAGCTGATGGCCGACCACCGGGAGGTGGAGGAGATGTTCAGCCGACTCCAGGCCATGACCGGCACCGGGCAGGAGCTCCGCGATCTCATCGACGAGATCACCATCGAGCTGGTCCGGCACTCGGTCGCTGAGGAGCAGTACCTCTACCCGGCGGTACGCGAGCACGTCGAGGGCGGCGGGCGCATGGCGGACAAGGAGATCGAGGACCACAGCCGCGTCGAGAAGATCCTCAAGCAATTGGAAAAGATGAGCACCACCGACGGGCAGATCAGCCCGCTCCTGCAGCAGCTCATGGAAGAGGTCGCCACCCACGTCCAGGACGAGGAGACCAACCTCTTCCCGATGCTGAAGAGAGCCTGCACCCCTCAGCAGCTGGACGATCTCGGTGACAAGATCCGCCGCGCCAAGGCCATGGCGCCCACCCGCCCGCACCCTGCCGCACCGAGCAGTCCCATGGCCAGCAAGCTCCTCGCACCGGGCGCAGGCCTGGTGGACCGGGCGCGCGACTTCGTGACCGGCCGCGGCAAGTAGCCCCCATCCAGGGCGGCGGGCCCGCAGGCATGCTTCCGGGCCCGCCGCCCCTGGACGACGGTGACGTGCGTCATGCCGCTCACCCGTCGCTTCCGGCTACGCTGGTCGGCCACGAGCGGAGCGGCGCAGCTTCGCGCCGCAGCTCGCGGACCCGGCACGGGCCAGGGCGAGCACGCCCCCGAGGAAGCCGCTGTGTCCGCTGATCTCGCACCTGTCATAGCCGCCGGCACACGCTGGCTGCTCACCGCCTTCCCGCCCGCCCCGGGCGCGTACAGCCGGGCGGTCGCCGAGGCCCAGGCCAGGCAGGCCGTCACCCTTGCTACCGCCCTGCGGTACCCGACCCCGCTCGACGCACAGCTGCTGCATCTGCTCGGCCCGGGCGGAAGCGCCCGGCTGGACTGGCTGACCAGTGCCGATCACGGCGGCGACGCCGACGCCGGCTGGCGAACATGGGTGGACGAAACCGTCGTCAGCTGGGCCGCCTGCCTCCTCGCGGACCCCGCCCTCGCCATCGACGCCCACCACCTCGCCGATCGTGGCCAGGCCGGTGATCTCACCCGTCTCACCCGCCCCGGCGACCACGAACAGGACGCCGCCCCCTTGCTGCGTCACCCCGACCTGCTCGAGCCGGTCGCCGCCCTCCACCGGGCGCCACTGCTGGACCTGCTCGGCGAGAACGCCGCTTTGGGGTAGGCAGGGGCCCTGCCGACCATCCGACGACGCCCTGCGGCGAAAAGGGACCGCCGTGCGTGATTCCCCGCGCCCTCGGGCCCGGTCGGCTCCGTTCCGGGAACCTTGCCGTCGGTCAGGCGGCATTCCAGGTCCGGTTCCTCACGAGAGTTCGGCATGTACGAGGGTCGTCACCGACGTCCACGCGACGCCGGCGCGGTGGCCCGGCCCGTGGCGTCGACGGCAACCTCCTCGATCCGCGGATCGCTGCCGTGGAGTTGCTGAACGCACCTCGACCTGCCGCGCGCCGGAAGGGCGGCGTTCCGCATCGACTGCGACGTGCCCGAAGAGGACCCGCAGCGGTTGCGACGGTCATTTGCCGGAGTACCCGTGCGAAGTCGTCCCAGCAGCTCCGCGCCGCCGCTGCTCCGTCCGGCTTCGCGTCCTGCATCTCATACGTCCGCTTCACCGGTCTCTCCCTTCGGCCGCCGCGATGGCGGAGAGGGGCGACCCCGGATCCCGTTCGACCTCCAGATCGCCGAGGGTGACGATGCCGACGAGTTCGCCGTTCTCGGCTTCCACCACCGGCAGGCGCCGCAGCGCGCGCCGACGCATGAGGTCGATGGCCTGGTCGACGCGGTCGTCGGGCCGGACCGTGAGCGGATCGCCGCTGCAGATCGCCCGTACGGTCGTTTCGGCCGGGTCCTGGTCCTCGGCCAACGCGCGGACGACGATGTCCCTGTCCGTGAGGATGCCGCAAAGCCGGCCCTGGTCGACGACCAGTACGTCCCCGATGCCGGCGTCCCGCATCACCCGTGCGGCCTCTGCCAGCGAAGTCAGCTGCTCGACCGTCACCGGATTTCCCGTCATCACCTCGTGCACTCGTCGGGTCATCGATCCTCCCGATGCTGGAAGCGGGTGCCGCGGTGGAGCGTCTACCCTCCGTCGCTCAAGGTAAGCCCGGACTCCGGTGCCCGGAGCTTGGGGATTGACCTCGGTCACTGCGGGTATGTGCTCCTCGGCGACGCTTGCGCGGATGTCTTCGCCGTTCCGCGAGGGCAGGGAGCGACCACCCACCGACTCACTCTCGCCGGAGGCGGTCTCATGATCCACGTCACGATTCCGCTCATCCCGGGAGACGATGGCATTACGTTGATTCCCGCCGACCGGGTCACCGCCCTGCTTCGTACCCTCGCCGTCGACTGGATGAACTCGGCTGACGTCGACGATCCGGCGGTGGACCGTCAGACCGTCGACAGTCTGGCAGGTGTGCTGGACGAGCTCGCCGACAGCATCGACGTGGAGTGCATCGCCTTCACCTCAGCCCCGGAGGGCTGGGCGCGCGACGGGGAGTGAGGCGGTTAGCGGTCAGTCCGTACCGTCGGCGGACGGATGACGGATGTGCCGTCACGGGGAGTCGGCGCGGGGCGCGCGACCGGTTCCAGGAGGGCGGGCCGCCCGCGCACCCTCCACCAGTCGCTATGAGTCACCACGAAGGAGGTCATCGGCCTTCAGCAGCACCGCCCCGCTCCCCTAAGGGCTGTCCCACAATCCCCGGCGGGCGCACGACGACAGCTACGGCGCCTCGCTGCGTTGTCGGAACGTCCGCATACGCCCAGTATGCGGACGCCCCTCCGCCTTGCGATGCACCGCATCTGACGCCGTGCGCTGATCCGCCAGGGATTACGGGACAGCCCTCAGCCGGGAAGATCTTCTGCCAAGCGATGTGGGCGAAGGACGCCAGACAGCTCGCCGATTTCTACGCGGCTGCCCCGGGCGCCAAAGTCAGCCTTACCTGCCCGGGGAAAGCCGGCGAAGACGTCGCGTTCGACGATGCGCGGGCCGCGCAGCAGCGGCTGCTGGAGCTCGACGCCGTCAAGCCCGACCACAGACCTCCATCGCCGCCGCCAGCAGTGCCGCACTGCGCGGGTCCAGGGCCGGCGGCGACTCCGGTCACCTCTGCCCAGCACACGGCGCCGTACCGCACGGGACTCCGCCTTCGCCGACGGTTGGCCGCCCCGCATCTCGGTACGCTCCCGCCTTGCTGCGGCCCGGCACGGAGCAGCGTTCACGCCGGGGCGGAGATTGCTTCAGGGAGAGGGATCCCACGCCTCGGGGCCGGCGCCTCGCCATTCCACGAAGTCGGGATCGGTGAGGTCCACGTCCTCGGCGTTCTCCAGCCCGGCGGCAGCGAGAAAGACACGGATGTCGGACGGGCGGTGCGCAACCCCGATGGCGACGCCGTCGTAGCGCACCTTGCGCCATCCCTGCTCGTCGGGCGGGTAGACGATCAGCTTGGCGGACATGCACCCAGCCTCTTACCTCCCCTCCTCACCAGCACCTTGCAGCGTCCTAACGGGTGGCTCGGTTGCACGGCCCTGCACGGATCATCGGGGGGCTGCGGCCCTTCGCCAGCTCGAGCCGGCTGTGATCGTCCGGGGGGCCGGACCATCGCGATGTCACAGCGAGCGCCATCGAGTCCGGTGCACTGGTCGGCGTAGAGGCCCTCGATCTCCGCCCTGCCCTCCAGCTCCACACGCGCGCGACGGGCAAGGTGGGTGCCGGCGCGAAGAAGCCGCCGCTGAGTGGGGGGCGCCGCGGCAATGCTGATCGGTGCGGTCGTCGGCCACAACCCCTGGGCGCAAGCTGCGCAGGCCAGGCAGGCAGAAATTCGGCGGACGGCGCTATGCGAGCTCGGATACGTGGATCAGACCCGCAGAAGAAGGAAGCCCCAGCCGCCATTCGGCCGACGCCATCACCCAGCCGCCTGCTGTCGCGTGAAGCCGGTCATGAGGCCCGAACAGCGTGGCCGGCACAATCGGGTTAACGTCGTGGGATGGTCAAAGAGAGCGCTTCCGTGCTGGTCGACGTCCGGAAGTACGACGGCCGTCTGAGCGCGCGGTGGACGGCCGTCCGGCTGGGTGAGGACGAGCACGGCGTGTGGTTGGGCACGGCGCAGGGTGTTCCCGTCAGTTCGTCCACGGGCGAGAGACCAGGCAGGTTCGCGCACGTGATGTTGGTCCCGCGCGGTGGTTGGTGGACGGCCACGTTCTGTGCGGACCCGGGTCCGGAGGTGTACTGCGATGTGTGCACGGTTCCCGATTGGAACGCGGACGGGACCGTCGTGAGCATGGTGGACCTCGATCTCGATGTCGTGCGGCCTCGGGGTGGCGAGGCCCATGTCGAGGACGAGGATCAGTTCGCACAACGGCGAATGCGCTATGGCTACCCCGACAGCGTTGTCGCGGCGGCCCGGCAGACCTGCGAGTGGCTGATGGAGAGGGTCCGTCGCGAAGGTGACGGTGGTGGTGGCGTCGAACCCTTCGCCTCGGCGTACCGCTACTGGCTCGGCCTCATCGGATAGGCCCACCAGCACTCCTGCTCCCCCCGCGCGCGGCCGGCCCGTCGATCGTCCGGCCTCGCTCCGGTAGGCATGGCGGACGGGGAGGGGGGAAGGAGCATGGCACAGGAGCATGCCGTTACCCACTCGCTTCGGGCCGCTATGTACCAAGCGTGACGAGGGAAGGGGATCCTGTCATGCACTTCTCGGTTCGACGGAATTCCGGCGACACCATGTGGCGCCGCCCCAGCCCGGGCTGGTTGGACCCCCGGCATCCCATCGGGTCCATGCGGCACCAAATGGGCCACTACCTGGAGCAGGCCGCCCTCGCCCAGCCCGGTGGTCAAGGGTGGACGCCCTTGACCGAAGAGGAGGAGACCGAGGACGCGTACGTGATCAAGGCTGAGATGCCCGGCGTTCCCCGCGAGAACATCGCCGTGGAGATGGACGGCAACGATCTGTACATCACGGGCGAGCTCGACAAGAAGTCGAACAAGGTACTCACCCACCGCAGGGGCAAGTTCTGTTACCGCGCCAGCCTGTCCGGGGGCATCGATAGCGACAAGACCGAGGCCACCCTTGACAGTGGAGTCCTGACAGTCCGTATCTCCAAGTCGGGTGAATCCAAGCCGCGCAGGATCCCCATCACCGGCGGCGATCACCAGCTTGCCTGAGGCAAGCGAACGCAACATCGCACGACGGAAGACCTGGGAGGTCTTCTGTCGTGCCCCCTGCAGCCTCATCTGGCTCACCCAGGCAGCCAAAGCAGTCCTCACCCTGGAGAGCCAGCGTTGAAAACGCTCACTCCATGATCGTGATCGGGGGCCTGAAGCTGTCCTCGGTAAGCAGGTCCACGTCGAATACTCCGTCATTGGCCTGCTTCCAGACGCGCACGTACTTCGTTCTCGCCGCCCAGGTGCCGAGGTCGGCAGTATCAGCGCTGTACTGCTGCCAGGTCGTTCCGTGCTCGTCCGGGTGATCCGGCCAAGTGTCGGGCCTGTACGCCCACACGGTGATGTGAGTGACGCAGCCGATCGCCTGGCGGAACGGCTTCTCGGGATCGGAGGCCTCGACGGGGGCTTGCAAGGAGCCGAGGCGCCGCAATCCGAGGTAGGCGAGGGAGTAGACGACTGCGCCCTCACCCCGGTCCCATCTGTCGGGGCGCACCGTGATGACGTTCCCTTGGTAGTAGGCCGCGTCGTACAGCCTCGCTCCGATCTTCGGACCGGGTTCGTTTGGCATGTCGTACTCCCGCGCCTCCGGGTTTTCGGTCCCGTGTCCCGCGTCGCCGATCCCCGGGGCTGAATCGTCGAAAGGCTGAGGCTCGGCCGCACATCGGGTGGCTGCTCCTCCTCATCGGCGTGCATCGGGAGGAGCCAAACAAGCTTCCCACGGTTTGGGCACAGTGCCGTGATCGGTCGGCACTCGGCTCTCGCATGTCGTAAGTGGCCGGCTCGACGCGTTTGGGCGGGGCCGTTTCCGCTGGGGCAGGCGGATAGAAGGTCAGTGGTGGAGAAATGCAGCGGACAGGCAATTGGGGGGGGAGAAGCTGAGTGCGAAAGAGAAGATGAAGGCAGCGACCGAGCAGATCTTCGGCCGGGCGGCGAAGGAGGCGGGACAGGCCACGGGGCAAAAGACCACGGCCTCCAAGGGCGCAGCCTCGGGGGCGCGGGGCAAGGCCCGGCATCTGAAGGAGAAGGCGACGGACAAGTTCAAGCCCTGAATCCGGTTGGGGCAAACCACCAGTCCGGGGCGTTCGTGCCGCGCTCGAGCCGGTCCGACCGGGGCGAGAACCCCTGAGGTGAGACTGGTTTATTGCCGGATCCATGGTGAGCGGAAGCACAGCAATCCCTCGCGAGCGATAGGGTGTAACTCGCGAGGAGGAGGCTGTCATGGGTGATGCAGCTTCGACGACAACGCCCCGTGAGCGGTACCGAAAGCAGGTGCGTTCAGAGATCAAAGAACGGGCCTGGGAGCAGATCGCCACTGCCGGAACGTCCGCGCTCTCCCTCAACGGGATCGCCCGACTCATGGGCCTGAGCGGCGCCGGGCTCTACCGCTATTTCACTAGCCGCGACGAATTGCTCACAGAATTGGTGCATGACGCCTACCAGAGTCTGGTGGGGACACTGAGGGCTGCCACTGCCCAAGGAGAAGGGGATCTTGTCGGCCTCGG
This genomic interval carries:
- a CDS encoding hemerythrin domain-containing protein, giving the protein MGHGGNVIDELMADHREVEEMFSRLQAMTGTGQELRDLIDEITIELVRHSVAEEQYLYPAVREHVEGGGRMADKEIEDHSRVEKILKQLEKMSTTDGQISPLLQQLMEEVATHVQDEETNLFPMLKRACTPQQLDDLGDKIRRAKAMAPTRPHPAAPSSPMASKLLAPGAGLVDRARDFVTGRGK
- a CDS encoding Hsp20/alpha crystallin family protein is translated as MHFSVRRNSGDTMWRRPSPGWLDPRHPIGSMRHQMGHYLEQAALAQPGGQGWTPLTEEEETEDAYVIKAEMPGVPRENIAVEMDGNDLYITGELDKKSNKVLTHRRGKFCYRASLSGGIDSDKTEATLDSGVLTVRISKSGESKPRRIPITGGDHQLA
- a CDS encoding CBS domain-containing protein, whose product is MTRRVHEVMTGNPVTVEQLTSLAEAARVMRDAGIGDVLVVDQGRLCGILTDRDIVVRALAEDQDPAETTVRAICSGDPLTVRPDDRVDQAIDLMRRRALRRLPVVEAENGELVGIVTLGDLEVERDPGSPLSAIAAAEGRDR
- a CDS encoding DUF6213 family protein — encoded protein: MIHVTIPLIPGDDGITLIPADRVTALLRTLAVDWMNSADVDDPAVDRQTVDSLAGVLDELADSIDVECIAFTSAPEGWARDGE
- a CDS encoding DUF402 domain-containing protein codes for the protein MVKESASVLVDVRKYDGRLSARWTAVRLGEDEHGVWLGTAQGVPVSSSTGERPGRFAHVMLVPRGGWWTATFCADPGPEVYCDVCTVPDWNADGTVVSMVDLDLDVVRPRGGEAHVEDEDQFAQRRMRYGYPDSVVAAARQTCEWLMERVRREGDGGGGVEPFASAYRYWLGLIG